A genomic segment from Streptomyces sp. NBC_01233 encodes:
- a CDS encoding dioxygenase family protein has product MTPATAPPTPTGATPQGARMPALYLSHGAPPLADDPVWPGELAAWSADLPRPTAILMVSAHWEEAPLALGATERAPLVYDFWGFPEHYYQVRYDAPGAPRLAASVRALLRAPGTPVQDIPDRGLDHGAYVPLVEMFPEADVPVLQISMPTLDPRRLMDIGRKLAPLRDEGVLIVGSGFFTHNLAALRHQGPGVPSWSAEFDAWGHEALAAGDLDSLLDFEAKSPSGRLAHPRTEHFAPLFVTLGAAEATGDLAARRDPVDGFWMGLSKRSLQFG; this is encoded by the coding sequence ATGACCCCGGCCACTGCACCCCCGACCCCCACGGGTGCGACCCCGCAGGGGGCCCGCATGCCGGCGCTGTACCTCAGCCACGGGGCGCCGCCGCTCGCCGACGACCCGGTCTGGCCGGGTGAGCTCGCCGCCTGGTCCGCAGACCTGCCCCGCCCCACGGCGATCCTGATGGTCTCCGCCCACTGGGAGGAGGCCCCGCTCGCCCTCGGCGCCACCGAACGGGCCCCGCTCGTCTACGACTTCTGGGGCTTCCCCGAGCACTACTACCAGGTCCGCTACGACGCCCCCGGCGCCCCGCGGCTGGCCGCGTCGGTCCGGGCGCTCCTCAGGGCCCCCGGTACCCCGGTCCAGGACATACCGGACCGCGGGCTGGACCACGGCGCGTACGTCCCCCTCGTGGAGATGTTCCCGGAGGCCGACGTGCCGGTGCTCCAGATCTCCATGCCCACGCTGGACCCGCGCCGCCTGATGGACATCGGCCGCAAGCTGGCGCCCCTGCGCGACGAGGGCGTCCTCATCGTCGGCAGCGGCTTCTTCACCCACAACCTGGCCGCCCTGCGGCACCAGGGCCCGGGCGTCCCCTCCTGGTCCGCCGAATTCGACGCCTGGGGCCACGAGGCCCTGGCCGCCGGCGACCTGGACTCCCTGCTCGACTTCGAGGCCAAGTCCCCGTCGGGACGCCTCGCCCACCCCCGTACGGAACACTTCGCACCGCTCTTCGTCACCCTCGGCGCGGCGGAGGCCACCGGCGACCTCGCCGCCCGCCGCGACCCGGTGGACGGCTTCTGGATGGGCCTCTCGAAGCGCTCCCTCCAGTTCGGCTAG
- a CDS encoding TetR/AcrR family transcriptional regulator, giving the protein MKRPAATAPAAPSARASRVDGSGVPRPRADAVRNRERILTAAREAFVEFGSAAPFDEVARRAGIGNATLYRHFPDRPTLVRHVVLFVMGRVTASAEASLAEESDAFAALCRFTHAAADERIGALCPMLADDFDREHPELLAAQTALESAVETLLATGQGAGAIRTDIGVGDLMVALSQLSRPLPGTACIDTDRFAHRHLQLFLDGLRAPARSELPGSAATFDDLRQKTM; this is encoded by the coding sequence ATGAAGCGCCCCGCCGCCACCGCCCCGGCGGCCCCGTCCGCCCGTGCGTCCCGCGTGGACGGCTCCGGCGTCCCGCGTCCGCGCGCCGACGCCGTCCGCAACCGCGAGCGCATCCTGACGGCGGCCCGCGAGGCCTTCGTCGAGTTCGGTTCCGCGGCCCCCTTCGACGAGGTGGCCCGGCGGGCCGGCATCGGCAACGCCACCCTCTACCGGCACTTCCCCGACCGCCCCACCCTCGTCCGTCACGTCGTGCTCTTCGTGATGGGCCGGGTCACGGCCTCGGCCGAGGCCTCCCTCGCCGAGGAGTCCGACGCCTTCGCCGCGCTGTGCCGCTTCACGCACGCCGCGGCCGACGAGCGGATCGGCGCCCTGTGCCCCATGCTCGCCGACGACTTCGACCGCGAACACCCCGAACTCCTCGCGGCGCAGACCGCCTTGGAGTCGGCCGTCGAGACACTGCTGGCCACCGGCCAGGGCGCCGGAGCGATCCGTACGGACATCGGCGTCGGCGACCTGATGGTCGCCCTGTCCCAGCTCAGCCGCCCGCTGCCCGGGACCGCCTGCATCGACACCGACCGCTTCGCCCACCGTCACCTCCAGCTCTTCCTCGACGGGCTCCGGGCTCCGGCCCGCTCCGAACTGCCGGGTTCGGCGGCCACTTTCGACGACCTCCGGCAAAAAACCATGTGA
- a CDS encoding MFS transporter yields MSKTAATPPLAADPSRWKALVFIALAQLMVVLDATIVNIALPSAQTDLGISDGNRQWVITAYALAFGGLLLFGGRIADKWGRKNAFVVGLIGFALASALGGAANGEAMMLGARALQGAFGALLAPAALSLLAVMFTDAKERAKAFGIYGAIAGGGGAVGLILGGFLTEYLNWRWTFFVNIPFAIVAAVGAWMVIREPAGSRNRAPLDIPGVVLSTLGLVALVYGFTRAESAGWSDAVTAGMFIASALLLAAFVLVESKVKSPLLPLRVLLERNRGGVYLSLGLAVIAMFGLFLFLTYYLQVVKGFSPVKTGFAFLPMIAGMILGSTQIGARLMTRVAPRLLMGPGFLLAAVGMLLLTRLEVGSSYPALILPAQLLLGLGMGTAFMPAMSLATHGVNPADAGVASAMVNTSQQVGGAIGTALLNTIAASATTAYLTDHAAEAAAGGPAGQLIQAQAMVEGYASAIWWAVGILVASSVIALTLINTGRPNVGGPVASGDGEGADAEFKVPVIAH; encoded by the coding sequence ATGTCAAAAACAGCCGCGACACCGCCGCTGGCTGCCGATCCCAGCCGCTGGAAGGCACTCGTCTTCATAGCCCTGGCCCAGCTGATGGTCGTCCTCGACGCGACCATCGTGAACATCGCCCTGCCGTCCGCCCAGACCGACCTCGGCATCTCGGACGGCAACCGCCAGTGGGTCATCACCGCGTACGCGCTGGCCTTCGGCGGACTGCTCCTCTTCGGCGGCCGCATCGCCGACAAGTGGGGCCGTAAGAACGCCTTCGTCGTCGGCCTCATCGGCTTCGCCCTGGCCTCCGCGCTCGGCGGCGCCGCGAACGGCGAGGCCATGATGCTCGGCGCCCGCGCACTCCAGGGTGCCTTCGGCGCACTGCTCGCACCGGCGGCCCTCTCGCTGCTCGCGGTGATGTTCACCGACGCCAAGGAGCGCGCCAAGGCCTTCGGCATCTACGGCGCGATCGCGGGCGGCGGCGGCGCCGTCGGCCTGATCCTCGGCGGCTTCCTCACCGAGTACCTCAACTGGCGCTGGACCTTCTTCGTCAACATCCCGTTCGCGATCGTCGCGGCCGTGGGTGCCTGGATGGTCATCCGCGAGCCCGCCGGCTCCCGCAACCGCGCCCCGCTCGACATCCCCGGTGTGGTCCTGTCCACCCTCGGTCTCGTCGCCCTGGTCTACGGCTTCACCCGCGCCGAGTCCGCGGGCTGGTCGGACGCCGTGACCGCGGGCATGTTCATCGCCTCGGCGCTGCTGCTGGCGGCCTTCGTCCTCGTCGAGTCCAAGGTGAAGTCCCCGCTGCTGCCGCTGCGCGTCCTGCTGGAGCGCAACCGCGGCGGTGTCTACCTCTCGCTCGGCCTGGCCGTCATCGCCATGTTCGGCCTGTTCCTCTTCCTGACCTACTACCTCCAGGTCGTGAAGGGCTTCTCGCCGGTCAAGACGGGCTTCGCCTTCCTGCCGATGATCGCGGGCATGATCCTGGGCTCCACGCAGATCGGCGCCCGCCTGATGACCCGCGTCGCGCCGCGCCTGCTGATGGGCCCGGGCTTCCTGCTCGCCGCGGTCGGCATGCTGCTGCTGACCCGGCTGGAGGTCGGGTCCTCGTACCCGGCGCTGATCCTCCCGGCGCAGCTGCTGCTCGGCCTCGGCATGGGCACGGCGTTCATGCCGGCGATGTCCCTGGCCACGCACGGGGTGAACCCGGCCGACGCCGGAGTCGCCTCCGCCATGGTCAACACCTCGCAGCAGGTCGGCGGCGCCATCGGCACCGCGCTGCTGAACACGATCGCCGCCTCGGCGACCACGGCGTACCTGACCGACCACGCGGCCGAGGCCGCGGCGGGCGGCCCGGCCGGACAGCTGATCCAGGCACAGGCCATGGTCGAGGGCTACGCCTCCGCCATCTGGTGGGCGGTCGGCATCCTGGTCGCCAGCTCGGTCATCGCCCTGACGCTGATCAACACCGGCCGTCCGAACGTCGGCGGTCCGGTGGCCTCCGGTGACGGCGAGGGCGCGGACGCCGAGTTCAAGGTCCCGGTGATCGCCCACTGA
- a CDS encoding AMIN-like domain-containing (lipo)protein, whose product MHSNRAVRLLASTVAVAASALCIAVPQAQAAGLTAPATAAGASTAAAAPDCYGTCVLGVRAATHPGFDRFVIDLGEGPIPQWTTTTQTTPLTCCGDETNEHVVPITGKQYLKIKLSKATGFDFANSKAVYTSPDYFTYNFPSLKGQGRTGTTDPEGREFNIGLALGDHSSYRISKLTAPNRIVVDINH is encoded by the coding sequence ATGCATTCCAACAGGGCCGTTCGGCTGCTGGCATCCACCGTCGCCGTCGCGGCGAGCGCATTGTGCATAGCCGTGCCGCAGGCCCAGGCGGCCGGTCTCACGGCGCCGGCCACCGCGGCCGGCGCATCCACCGCGGCCGCCGCCCCCGACTGCTACGGGACCTGTGTCCTCGGCGTCCGCGCCGCGACCCACCCGGGCTTCGACCGCTTCGTGATCGACCTGGGCGAGGGACCGATCCCGCAGTGGACCACGACCACGCAGACGACCCCGCTGACCTGCTGCGGTGACGAAACGAACGAGCACGTGGTCCCGATCACGGGCAAGCAGTACCTGAAGATCAAGTTGTCCAAGGCGACCGGATTCGACTTCGCCAACTCCAAGGCGGTGTACACGAGTCCGGATTACTTCACCTACAACTTCCCGAGCCTCAAGGGACAGGGCCGCACCGGCACCACCGACCCCGAGGGACGTGAGTTCAACATCGGACTCGCCCTCGGCGACCACTCCTCGTACCGGATCTCGAAGCTCACGGCTCCGAACCGCATCGTGGTCGACATCAACCACTGA
- a CDS encoding thioesterase II family protein, translating into MNAPTVPWWPLLRPPGAAAVPRVRLLVFPHSGSGPSTLYPVVETLPADVEVLGLSLPGRERRFGEPPGCRLDQVLDAVSDEVLGRDPLPTVVFGHSLGALLAARAALLLGPQCRAAVVSGQVPGRTPRRAHATVTEEDAVRLLRDGGGTPEWVLRDPDMLAHVTRVLRADIALSREAAAGFEDVRLDVPLHVLGGTADPLVPHEPLDGWADHTTGPCRVRRFAGDHFFLLAREHRGEVGDILREALAAGL; encoded by the coding sequence ATGAACGCCCCCACCGTCCCCTGGTGGCCGCTGCTGCGGCCGCCGGGCGCGGCTGCCGTGCCCCGCGTACGCCTCCTGGTGTTCCCGCATTCCGGGTCCGGGCCCAGCACGCTCTACCCCGTCGTCGAGACGCTGCCCGCGGACGTGGAAGTGCTCGGGCTCTCGCTCCCCGGGCGGGAGCGCCGCTTCGGCGAGCCTCCGGGCTGCCGGCTCGACCAGGTCCTGGACGCGGTCTCCGACGAGGTGCTCGGCCGCGACCCGCTGCCCACGGTGGTCTTCGGGCACAGCCTCGGCGCGCTCCTCGCCGCCCGCGCGGCCCTGCTCCTCGGCCCGCAGTGCCGGGCGGCCGTGGTCAGTGGCCAGGTGCCCGGCCGGACCCCGCGCCGGGCCCACGCCACGGTCACCGAGGAGGACGCCGTCCGGCTGCTGCGCGACGGCGGGGGCACTCCGGAGTGGGTCCTGCGGGACCCGGACATGCTGGCCCACGTGACGCGCGTGCTGCGGGCCGACATCGCACTCAGCCGGGAGGCCGCGGCGGGGTTCGAGGACGTACGGCTCGACGTGCCGCTCCACGTGCTGGGCGGCACGGCGGACCCGCTGGTCCCGCACGAGCCGCTCGACGGCTGGGCCGACCACACGACGGGGCCGTGCCGGGTACGCCGCTTCGCCGGGGACCACTTCTTCCTGCTGGCCCGGGAGCACCGTGGCGAGGTCGGGGACATCCTGCGCGAGGCCCTCGCGGCAGGACTCTGA
- a CDS encoding M6 family metalloprotease domain-containing protein produces MPQTRHRIRKPRRTSAFIGLTALALGVSATASTGISSRGHSASGPVATTVESALAPCRIAGTMGVQMSEGLPTPPGYSRSTGEVRALNLMIDFPDAKGEGAAADRLAEFFPQTADWFRTSSYGRLTYRPEAPIRNWLRMPMPFAAYGIERGSPYEPGYRQLVEHIAKAADPEVDFSRYDLINILITPNAGPSALDTVLSVTFSGNGEAPVADGVPLANTSFVYSRQDDGSGTYRETGYRVLPHENGHVFGLPDLYTSDGGSTVGHWDIMSEDWGANNDLMGWHKWKLGWLDSTQISCASKPGTSDHTLSPLGVRGGTKLAFIPLSESAGYAVEVRTRAGNDEAVCKPGVLVYKVDSDVDTGHGPITVSDSADASGGCTRRPNVHAELSDAPFRPGETFTDEKAGISVSVVGQLRNGSYQVRVTRP; encoded by the coding sequence ATGCCGCAGACCCGCCACCGGATACGCAAGCCCCGCCGCACCAGCGCGTTCATCGGTCTGACCGCGCTGGCCCTCGGCGTCTCCGCGACCGCGAGCACCGGGATATCCAGTCGCGGGCACTCGGCGTCCGGCCCTGTGGCCACGACCGTCGAATCGGCTCTCGCGCCCTGCCGGATCGCCGGCACGATGGGCGTGCAGATGTCCGAGGGCCTGCCGACCCCGCCCGGGTACTCGCGCTCGACCGGCGAGGTCCGCGCCCTGAACCTGATGATCGACTTCCCCGACGCCAAGGGGGAGGGCGCGGCCGCCGACCGGCTGGCCGAGTTCTTCCCCCAGACCGCCGACTGGTTCCGCACCAGCTCCTACGGACGGCTCACCTACCGGCCCGAGGCCCCCATAAGGAACTGGCTGCGGATGCCGATGCCCTTCGCGGCGTACGGGATCGAGCGCGGGTCACCGTACGAGCCGGGCTACCGGCAGCTCGTCGAGCACATCGCGAAGGCCGCCGACCCCGAGGTGGACTTCAGCCGGTACGACCTGATCAACATCCTGATCACGCCGAACGCCGGGCCGTCCGCCCTGGACACCGTCCTCTCGGTGACCTTCTCGGGCAACGGCGAGGCCCCCGTCGCCGACGGGGTGCCGCTGGCCAACACGTCCTTCGTCTACAGCCGGCAGGACGACGGCTCCGGAACCTACCGGGAGACCGGCTACCGGGTGCTCCCGCACGAGAACGGGCACGTCTTCGGACTGCCCGACCTCTACACCTCCGACGGCGGGAGCACGGTCGGGCACTGGGACATCATGAGCGAGGACTGGGGCGCCAACAACGACCTCATGGGGTGGCACAAGTGGAAGCTGGGCTGGCTGGACAGCACGCAGATCAGCTGCGCGTCCAAGCCGGGCACCAGCGACCACACCCTGTCCCCGCTGGGGGTGCGGGGCGGCACGAAACTGGCCTTCATCCCGTTGTCGGAGAGCGCCGGGTACGCGGTGGAGGTGCGGACCCGGGCCGGTAACGACGAGGCCGTGTGCAAGCCCGGCGTCCTCGTCTACAAGGTGGACTCCGACGTGGACACCGGGCACGGCCCCATCACGGTGTCGGACAGCGCCGACGCGAGCGGCGGCTGCACGCGCCGGCCCAATGTGCACGCGGAACTGTCGGACGCCCCGTTCCGGCCGGGCGAGACCTTCACCGACGAGAAGGCGGGCATCAGCGTCTCGGTGGTGGGCCAGCTGCGCAACGGCAGTTACCAGGTCCGCGTCACCCGGCCGTAG
- a CDS encoding AfsR/SARP family transcriptional regulator yields the protein MKFQVLGPVGMETEDGAQVSPRPLKVRSLLAYLCAHHGEAVSSGRLIEALWSGTPPQTAATALHVYVSQLRKHLRALGLDAAALVTTQPPGYRLRLGGCDLDVHAFDRLLGTAREFRREGEREKASKALEQAISLWRGQALEDLRGIPAFESIGRRLDERRSFAHEQRFELELELGNHQVLVGEIRALLDGRSTWENLYAYLMVALYRSGRTTEALATYSRLRSNLVEDHGIEPAPRLQRLQHAILTHAPALDDCGAEQLVGVKAA from the coding sequence GTGAAGTTCCAAGTGCTCGGACCGGTAGGGATGGAGACGGAGGACGGGGCCCAGGTATCGCCGAGACCGCTCAAGGTCCGCTCCCTCCTGGCCTATCTCTGCGCGCACCACGGTGAAGCCGTGTCCTCCGGACGGCTCATCGAAGCCCTCTGGTCAGGCACTCCTCCGCAGACCGCCGCCACCGCCCTGCACGTCTACGTCTCCCAGCTGCGCAAGCACCTCCGGGCGCTCGGCCTCGACGCCGCCGCGCTCGTCACCACCCAGCCGCCCGGATACCGGCTGCGGCTCGGCGGGTGCGATCTGGACGTCCACGCATTCGACCGGCTGCTGGGAACGGCCCGTGAATTCCGTCGGGAGGGCGAGCGGGAAAAGGCTTCGAAAGCCCTGGAGCAAGCCATTTCCCTGTGGCGCGGACAAGCCCTCGAAGACCTGCGTGGAATTCCCGCCTTCGAATCCATCGGCCGGCGGCTGGACGAGCGCCGCTCCTTCGCCCATGAGCAGCGTTTCGAGCTCGAACTCGAACTCGGGAATCATCAGGTCCTCGTCGGTGAGATCCGCGCCCTGCTCGACGGCCGCTCGACGTGGGAAAACCTTTATGCCTACCTGATGGTGGCCCTCTACCGCAGTGGACGGACCACCGAGGCGCTGGCGACGTACAGCAGGCTCCGGAGCAACCTGGTCGAGGACCACGGGATCGAGCCCGCGCCGCGCCTCCAGCGGCTCCAGCACGCGATCCTGACGCACGCCCCCGCCCTGGACGACTGTGGCGCGGAGCAACTGGTCGGCGTCAAAGCCGCATGA
- a CDS encoding GNAT family N-acetyltransferase — MPQELEEVQVRPGTEADLAALTNLYNHYVRETAVTFDTAEFTAEQRRPWLHSHPEDGPHRLLVACTGEGIAGYTTSGPFRQKSAYATSVEASVYLAPHAVGRGIGTLLYEALFAELAEERVHRVFAGIALPNEASVRLHERFGFRRVGEFTEAGWKFDRYWDVRWYEKRLDHHPSE, encoded by the coding sequence ATGCCGCAGGAACTTGAAGAGGTGCAGGTCAGGCCCGGAACCGAGGCCGATCTCGCCGCGCTCACGAACCTCTACAACCACTACGTTCGTGAGACGGCCGTCACGTTCGACACGGCCGAGTTCACTGCGGAACAGCGGCGCCCCTGGCTGCACTCCCACCCTGAAGACGGTCCGCACCGGCTTCTGGTTGCCTGCACGGGCGAGGGAATCGCCGGATACACCACAAGTGGGCCATTTCGCCAGAAGTCGGCCTACGCCACATCGGTGGAGGCGAGCGTCTACCTCGCCCCGCACGCGGTCGGGCGGGGCATCGGGACCCTGCTCTACGAGGCGCTCTTCGCGGAGCTGGCCGAGGAGCGGGTGCACCGCGTCTTCGCCGGGATCGCCCTGCCGAACGAGGCCTCGGTACGCCTCCACGAGCGCTTCGGCTTCCGCCGCGTCGGAGAGTTCACGGAGGCGGGATGGAAGTTCGACCGGTACTGGGACGTCCGCTGGTACGAGAAGCGGCTGGACCACCACCCGTCCGAGTGA